agtaattatgagctgttctaaaataagacaaatgttgagaataattcagttgcatttcagatctgatggtcgttcaaactgttgctctacggtgttgaatttagcttttccaggaaatgagctacatttgtgttgaggtagattctcagataagttgatgagaaatcccaaagtttgactcactatttttgtttcatacacaacagactgtctggtagttttctttcaacgagtcattgggaagttgtggcctcagcaatgacgtcaaacccttctcatctacgggagctgagcttaagctggaatcaaaacctgacagatgccagagtaaagttactgtcttctgcaatgatgcatccaaactgcagactggagactctcaggtcaggaggcctctgttggtcttttctaaatttctttacattttctgcttttctcttcattttcagatttagaaatgtgtttttatttgccccatttattccttttccaggctgtcacactgcaggttatcagagatcagctgtgactctctgacctcggtgctgaggtccaatccctcccatctgagggtctggacctgagctacatcagtctaaaggattctgggatgaagctgctctgttctggactggagagtctaaactgtcagctggagactctcaggtcagcttccttttatcttcgacataacaactaaacaatgaaaggcttcaagataaactccattgacttttggagaagagaagtgtagtatgaatataaatgagccattgaaagtcaattttatagatactttttaactatgttgttgctgtaatatcccagtttatcagtggggggggcagagctctcctgactccaagggccctgattaaataatgaaataaaatgaaataatgattttgagcaagtgtaatatgacttttcctccaataagagatcatttcttcccatgattccttatccagactgagtggctgcagtttatcagagatcagctgtggctctctggcctcggccctgaggtccaatccctcccatctcagagaactggacctgagttggaaccagctgaaggatccagcagtgaagcggctctgtggttttctccaggatcctctctgtaagctggagactctcaggtcagtcagagatgatccagtactttcccagatgtaactagttagacaataactgtttacatgtttgatctttgttataaacgtagtgttacagttctcagaaaaaagaccacacaggacagatttgcagtattaaattggttgtggaaatctgtcccatgtgaggatggtcatcaatgactagaaaggaagtatcagttgtagatttgtcttgttttattttaggctggccacaaaaccgcccaaacaatcagaccaatcaaaaatggttcttcctgtcttttaaagatcagaaggaaaactagaaaaccccaaaagaaagctgctgcagtgtgccatgccccttctctactgagaaaagccatcccaaaaaagagaaaagcccaagtgtgaagtgagcgccctgttaaaccttggtaccgaaagcctgcagtcattctcatctgaggtggcttcattccagccagaagcccaaacctgcctccctcttaaaggggcagcaggtcagtccaaccacagaaaccttcatgaagatctgaagctttcagcatccacaattgttgcacctcacttccattggagtccaaatcagaagtcaacaagttgattctacaccgattctacacaatgcaaccattttaaaaaggtttccatccataagttttcacacatttttagataaatctgtttgttcatcacctccttcttttgtaatggtcattaaagaaaatgaccttattggagtttttctcctcacaaatatgactttctatgaacgatgcaataaatgcagcttgcaatctaagacaatatggaagtatgtgtatataatagtagtggaagtagctcataaaataatacatttgctcttctcatcgaatctctctatgttattaaagaaaaacctgctcttagtcaacaacatctaagagatcaaccaaaaatcctaattttctacaatctaatataaaacagtagagaagactctttctgcagagacactggtggcaggaatgcagaagtatcacctgctcaacttggaaggtggagcagaaaccagcagctgagaaggtcctcagcgagaggaagtggtggagaaccatgaaacttgctaagctccacctcagctccagagacgggctgagctggagctgtggcaccaggtatcgcccagaagagcctccaacaaacaagctcttctcttgggaggagagggctttgaatctcagctcagtgtgcttgtctctagtaggtggcagctgcaccttttcctgagctccttgttgatgccctgaggggaattgatgctcctgcaatgttttctggcagcattgagcttgcagtggggcaatcaaacacactgtgggggggctctctttccttctctcatctggagaacaagtgacaccagctgccaatcattgttggagaaatgtgcagtcaggggaacgatgcgtccagactatagccacccttccagcatccagcagtgtctaaaacctttgatttggtttcaccagagagtggagggattgcagggtcgctgcagcatcgcccacaagctatcaggagtgggtcgctttgtcccaactcctgacaagagttgagtgctattgagaaatgtggtctcacaaacctggaaggtattttgacctacacacactttacatacggtgtagatcttgtccaaccgccctgaaagaacccaaaataggaacatacggcagataagccggtgcaggaccagaggtttgttgcttgtaagctgtgttttgctctggtacatgttgatttttatttgtcttctctcaaaattattgttattttagactaagtgagtgcagtttatcagagaccagctgtgattctgtggcctcagctctgaagtccaacctctcccatctgagggttctggacctgagcatcaacacgttgcaggattcaggagtgaagcggctctgttctggactggagagtccaaactgtaaactggagaggctcgggtcagtcttcatttttctacctatataccagctgctaagatggtgaagtgaggctgttctcaacactgctgtgatgcaccacattaaaaaaattccttgtaatatcgtgaattcaggtctgacctgactaagaactaacgtaggtttagtactgacgcagataacatgcagacctgcaccgtataacctcatcctgcatttttcagattagagtgctgcagcttatcagagattagctgtgactctctggcctcggcgctgaggtccaatccctcccatctcagagaactggacctgagtgggaaccagctgcaggattcaggagtgaagctgctgtctgatctcgtagagaatccacactatgggctggagacattgagtcagtagctggttgaagccagtcaactcccgctcatctgctgcatcactcactgaccactggtgaagagcatctgtggaaacatctgccgtctactccctccatagatgaaaaattcagtttttaaaaagcgctggtggactttcaggagatcagtcgatggtcgacaaagcagaagcagcttcgccttgaagttaaattagttcctggtatcacacaatgcatctttataaagttctaaatggctcctcggccactcttagaagcatgaaaacattctcttaattgtctcttcaaatgtctgtattatacgttactatttcacatcatgccttcagaatctttagggtttagtatttactgtctctgtgacatggagcattggaatatttcagctgcagccagcaaaaacccatcagaatgacggctatcggtgggaaccgcaggtcatttgactttagtcaatctggtcaaatgttataggatttattgcaatctaataaaactatgaataaatgtgggaaataggaaataaaaagaagcaaaatgaccaaataaaactcccatgaatactgtaaatttagagatgtcaagaatggaatatcagcttaaatggaatcaaacataaagtgaaaaggcctcctttaagtttactgcaaaaataaacactaaatcaagagcaacacgcgccaaaaacgtctcattctctcttctgtctccactcattcttttatattctcttaagataatggggacggggtcgtgtgataacaaaacaagctaattggggactatatttctgttgcaagaactttggctcttcagaagtttctatgttggcttccacagattgtgcatccactagaaactcagtgtttttgaggaactaccaggagtggctggagtggaggccaatgacgctatagctacatatagctacatatagatcaccgttatcctcaacccaaaagaccaccagttggcgcagcaatactaaagataggaggttgttgtcgttgcgcagacgcggagtgatatcacgcacaaacgtgccctatgttctatataccgtatgttcgcgaccaaagggcgcaccgtattaaaaggtgcagcctcagttacaggtgctatttctgtatttaacacatacatcaggcgctccggattatagggtgcgggcatggtaaaacataccgctaccatagcttaaaacatgcatgctagcgcatatttagcaattttgcaaaagccggcaagatgaacaaccgacaacaatgtttccaaaattaaaattttcgcatttttcgtattttgttattaagccccggagggctgaagcaggaccgctgttaaaaatgtatcagtccgcgcttccagttctggtgcaacgtccagttctaaatgtatgaatccgcgtattgacgtttcaacgtccaatcagtaaacggagagatttggatatagtccccctgaggtggtgtttttagagcagttcttaactttctctttgcctgataagaggtccaaacattatttcacttccctataaaatactctaaaatttgccattcaagatttgttgttatgaagataaagaaatgcaacatttcccccagagaaacgatggcgatggaaaaagccctggctgtgtgtgtgcatcacagcaggcgtgggttctcctctctggagtcatgcggggctcctttgaagggcagatgaggaggttggttacagattcccctcagaaagatgattacggtgccaaaggtcatcaccggggtaaccaggaagaggcagagtcggtctactgtacgagcgatgccgctccagttatccttctcctgtcaggaccagacatttacgccacttttgatctttttaaatcagactttgggttgaggactctgtttgaaccatctgacCTGATTGCAGcacggcgtcttcccctctggactgcatgaactcttttatttcactcaaaagggacaaaaaaggaagcaaaatccgtcccctgctgagccatcggatttctgtgtgtagcagcaggtcaccatattcagttggcagctcctccaacagaaccttcaatgttctgagctgtttctgatcttcaccacaggagtcatcacgtgctcaaagcccatcactctggcacatgaggcctacagacagcaggagccccgtctgtagtgggccgctcatagcgggagccccgtctgtagtgggcgctcatagcgggagccccgtctgtagtcggccgctcactgcgggagccccgtctgtagtcggacACTCACAGCaagagccccgtctgtagtcggccacTCACAGCaagagccccgtctgtagtgggccgctcatagcgggagccccgtctgtagtcggctgctcacagcgggagccccgtctgtagcaggagccccgtctgtagtgggccgctcatagcggaagccccgtctgtagtgggccgctcatagcgggagccccggctgtagcaggagccccgtctgtagtgggccgctcatagcgggagccccgtctgttgtgggccgctcatagcgggagccctgtctgtagtcggccgctcactgcgggagccccgtctgtagtcggccgctcatcgcgggagccccgtctgtagtgggccgctcatagcaggagccccgtttgtagtgggccgctcacagcgggagccccgtctgtagtgggccgctcatagcgggagccccatctgtagtcggccgctcactgcgggagccccgtctgtagtcggccgctcatcgcgggagccccgtctgtagtgggccgctcatatcAGGAGCCCCGtttgtagtgggccgctcactgcgggagccccgtctatagtcggccgctcatagcgggagccccatctgtagtgggccgctcatagcgggagccccgtctgtagtgggccgctcaaagcgggagccccgtctgtagtcggccgcccACAGCGGGAGGCCCGTCTGTAGTCAGCCACTCaaagcgggagccccgtctgtagtcggccgctcacagcctatgaacagggaaatgctacgttatctgcttattctgttacaaataatctgatgagataggtgtggagttaattcagttggggatagacagatggaatattagtgttgttagtatgatacttgagttctttagatattgttttcaattcaggaat
This window of the Takifugu flavidus isolate HTHZ2018 unplaced genomic scaffold, ASM371156v2 ctg346, whole genome shotgun sequence genome carries:
- the LOC130520331 gene encoding NACHT, LRR and PYD domains-containing protein 12-like, whose product is MTSNPSHLRELSLSWNQNLTDARVKLLSSAMMHPNCRLETLRLSGCSLSEISCGSLASALRSNPSHLRELDLSWNQLKDPAVKRLCGFLQDPLCKLETLRLSECSLSETSCDSVASALKSNLSHLRVLDLSINTLQDSGVKRLCSGLESPNCKLERLGLECCSLSEISCDSLASALRSNPSHLRELDLSGNQLQDSGVKLLSDLVENPHYGLETLSQ